Genomic DNA from Desulfonema ishimotonii:
CGACAACGATTTTCCTGTTCAGCATCATTTTTCCCCCTCTCCCTGACATCCGCTCATTCAGACCGGGTCCGACCGCTTTCATTTCTCAGCAGTTCCACATCCTTCTGTTCATCCCGGACCCGGGTCCGGGCCTTTTCAGTGCGGGCCCTGGCCTCGGCCAGTTTGGCTTTCATCATGGCCTCCTCGGCTTTCTGACTGGCCACGTCCGTCTCTTCGGCCTCAAGGGCCGCCCTGGCCTCCTGAAGCTTCTCCTCCGCGAGCTTCAGCTCCAGGGGCGCATATTCCTCTGCGCCACTCTGCACCGCCCGGCTGATCATCGTCTCGGCCTGTGAGATATTCTGTTTCACCGGCCCGATGGCCTGGCTTGCGCACCCCGCCATCAGCAGGAGGCCGAGAACCCATATGACCCGTGCGCATCTGATAATCTGAAATTCTGGCATCTGTCCGCTCCCTTCTTTAATGGTTTCGCAACAAGTCCGTTTTATTCATTCTCTGTTATTCCGCCAAAAAATACCTTTATTTCAAACCCTTATAAATTATCGCTTTCGCGGAAATGACGTTTTTCAGACTTTTCACGACGGTATCTTCTTCAAATCAGAAATGTGTTGTCCCG
This window encodes:
- a CDS encoding DUF4398 domain-containing protein, whose protein sequence is MPEFQIIRCARVIWVLGLLLMAGCASQAIGPVKQNISQAETMISRAVQSGAEEYAPLELKLAEEKLQEARAALEAEETDVASQKAEEAMMKAKLAEARARTEKARTRVRDEQKDVELLRNESGRTRSE